One Aegilops tauschii subsp. strangulata cultivar AL8/78 chromosome 2, Aet v6.0, whole genome shotgun sequence genomic window, GAACCTCGCATCGCTGAAGTCATTTGGCTATGCCAGCAGGCCACGAAGCACCTTTAATAGGGATTTTATAATTTTGTTTCTCGACACGAGATTAATAAAATGCATGTGTCCCTATATATTTCTTTGTATAGTTAGTACACTGGCATGCCTGCATTTTTTTTCGTGTGCCGCTTGATGCAGCTCGGTAAAGAATGGTGCACGGCATACCGACGTGGACATGTGTCGGCCTCTTGGGCCTAGGTCTTTGCTGAGTTTTATGCCTACAATCTCGGCGAGGTCGTTGGGACATGTGGCGTCATCGGGTGCGTTTATCTTCGCCGGGTTCTACTGGCTGGATCTCGGCAAGCCCATATGCCACATGGCAAGCGTCGTCTTCGTCCGGCCCGTCAAGTGCCTTTTTTTTTCTGCCGAGCACCCTGTTTAGATCTCGGCAATGTATTTGCCTGAGTGCCTGACAGCTGATACTCGGCAACATGGCCTTTGCATGAAGAGTACGGACGAGTACCCTTAGCTGAGAGCTGAACTCGGTAAAATGTCTGGCGAGTTCATATCGGCTTTTGCCGAGTTTTCCGGGCACTCGGGAAAAGTAGAAACTGAAATAGGGGAGCACGCCTCCGCCTTCACCTGCGCCATTTGGCCCGTTCCGTTCATGCCATTGTTTTGTCGAATCTGTGTTTTTTACATCACTCGgcaaatgtgtttgtcgagtgcacATGAGGAAGAACTCCGCAAACTAAGGCCCTGTTCGGTACCGCTCCGCTTCACAACTCCGGGAGTGGAGTTGACGGGGCTGCAGTTCAAAACGGTGAAGTTGCAGTTTCCCTGCTCCGCAGATTTCGGGAGCGGGCGATTACCGAACAGGGCCTAATCTTTGGCGGCAGGAGTCCCATTTGCCGAGGGTTTTGTTTTTGTCCACCGTTTGCCGTGTTGTTTTGTCCGTCCCAAAGTCCGATCGTCTTCTCTGCAAGAAACCTTTGTCATACCCGATGTGATACCGACAAGAAACGAAGTATGTAAGGATCCGAGTACTGATTGGTTTAAAACGGATTCTTAATACCTAACCACATCGCACGCAGTATGTATTTGTAAAGGTCCGAGTACAATGATTCGCTTACGACGGACTGTTCCTAAACCCTAATACATTACTGGCCGGTTGGGAAAGAAAACAATGCCGTCAGCGTGCGACGGCGAGGACGGCGTAGACCTGATCAGCGACCTCGGCGACGACCTGCTCCTCCGCATATTCGGCCTCCTGCCCGATGCACGCGACTTTGCTGGATTGGCCGCACTCTCCAGACGGTGGCGCGACCTCTCGACGCGCTCCCCGAATCTACACCTCTGCCCCGTGTACTTCACCGGcacggacgacgacgacgagacTTACAAGCGGTTCAGAGCCTCCCTAAAGCGGTTCAACGCCTTCGTCGACACCGTCGTTGAGCGGCGCGTCTGCAGCATCGACACGCTGAAGATGACCGTCCTGCGTTGGCCCGGCGGAGCGCGCGCGGAACTCTGGCTCCACCGGGCGATGGAGCTGGTGGTGAAATCCCTGGACCTTTCCATGTCCCTACCTCTGCAGGGCAGCCCGAGCGACTGCAAGATGCGGCTGCCCTGCTGCACGAGGGCGGCAGAGATAGAGTTAGATCTAAACTACGGCACCCTCAGGCTCCCGGCCGTGGTCGAGTTCAACGCGCTCACCGACCTGTCCCTCAGTCTCATATCACTCTCGCGAGGAGACGGCAGCCGCCTCCTGTCGTCGTCGTGCTGCCCGAGGTTGCGGAAGCTGCATCTCCTTAATGTGTGCGGGCTGGAGGAGCAGCAGCTCGACGCCAGAGCGCTGGAGATCCTGAAGCTGGACCAGCTCGCCAACTGAGGCGGCTGGACCTTGACACGCCGCGGCTTTCTTCCTTGCACGTCGGCAGCAAGGTGCTGCCCCGCGAGCCCTCCAACTTCACCATCCAGGCGCCGGCGCTGGAGCAGCTGCAGTCCTCCCTCATGCCCTACCCCCGCGAGATCGAGATCATGTACCGGTTCAACACCCAACTACTGCAAAGCTGCCCCGTCCATCGGCTCGTCGTCGGTCTCCATGTCCCAAAGGTGCTACTACTTCCATCAAATCCTTCTATTTTCATGTTGGAGTGAGGACTCTAGAGTCTAGACCCTAGAGGCTAGATCCAGCACAATTATTTACCACGGTACTTATAGACTCCGTAACTGTATAGAAGAATTTCAGTAGTGAGACAGTAGATCATTTGCATTCCTGCTATATATGTGACTACAAGTTAGCTGAAGGTTTTCACGGTGAGGTCCGACGTACAAGTGCTATGGCGGAAGCTATTTACAATAGCGTTTTAAAAGTAAATTATAAGTGCCAATGAAAAACAGCGGCCAAGTAATAAGAAATAAAAAAATACATGGATTTACTGATTTTAACATATGGATAGATGATTTATTTTCTTGCCCGGTTGCGCCATCATCAGTATTAGTAGGAGCCGATGTCATGATCAATTGCCAGCTGGCTGAAGCTACAAGATAAAGCCGCCGCCAAAGAAAGATTGGTCGCTTCTATTTTTTTCATGTTCTTTAGTATTCCCTCCGTAAaaaaatataagagcatttagatcactaaagtagtgatccaaacgtttttatatttttttacagagggagtacgtAACATACATGATCGCTTAGACTAAATTTAGGTGTATATATAATCACtcacaaaaaaattaggtgtataATTTATTACAAACTATTTTTGGCCCGTTTACACTTAATGCATGTACAATGCCGGTGATTAGGCGAGGTGCCAGGCTTCAATTCCTGGCCATTATGGCTGAATCCCGATTGGTCAGAGGATTTTTTTCAAGCGTCGATGCTGAGGCTGGGTgcttccactagtagaaaaagggccatttgtccctgttcataagggcctttagtcccggttccgggactaaagggtcgttactaaagcccccCCCCTAGTCTTGATTtttatacgaaccgggactaaaggccctccacgtggccgctgcgtggaggtccacctttagtcccggttggtaacaccaaccggtactaaaggaaattttatgatttttttttgaatttttttccgaattttcaaatttctgaattattttaacctctgaTCTCTAATCAACCCTCATCagtgctcaatttaacctctaatctttaatcacccctcatcattccaaatcatctaacttcccggacggtcacccatcctctcactaccccagcctgagcacgcttaacttccgggttctattctccctcgatttcaagtctgcacttgttgttttcctgacaatagtaagatgtcaatcctattaacccttaggagtttagcttgagtatgaagtcacacatttcactgtttgagtttgaaactctcgttctaaaaaacaaaagttatagctgcttgagcatgaagtaacactaatatttcttaaataagtagtttgaccattgtttgaccacagtttgaccagatttgaccaaaattcaaaaaaactgaaataattatttagtaacactaatattcttgaataattatttagtaaaaCTAATACTTCTtaaataagtagtttgaccatagtttgaccagatttaacggaaattcaaaaaaactgaaatttgagcataactttttttccttttagaatttgaggattctaaaaatctGCAAACAGACCGTAGgcagtcaaaatcggatgcggattttcgtgctgaacattttgatatattatatgtttttttcgacatcgtatgcaaaagttatagccaatttacattttccctacactttttgcaaaacatgtccaaatttaagtttttaaattttcctaactagtagatgtagtagcATAACTAAATCTCGAAGGATTTTAacttttgaagtttttatcattttcttttgctttttacaaaactgaaaaggcgataaGGGGGGTAGAATTTGAAAATTgcaccattagtaccggttcgtggcaccaaccggtactaaaagttAGACCTTTAGTACCaaccacgaaccggtactaatgggcatcgcaccctttagtcccggttcgtggcaccaactgggactaaaggttccatttgaaccgggactaatgcatgtacggtgccctagccgctcgaaccggaactaatgtgagcattagtcccggttcgtaatgcaaccgggattaatgctcttttctggccgaaccaaagccctgttttttACTAGTGTTCGTTCCTTTTCCCTTTCACCTCGGCCTTTTTGACAAGCGCTGCAATTTTTTTTACGAGAAAAAACATTACATTAGCATCCActtagatgcccgtgcattgggGAGATGGACTCCTACGTCGACGCTACTTTCATTATTAAATTTTTTTATTGCCTAAGCGTCCAAACAAGCGCTCTTGCATTGTAGATGCCTTTGGACGGTAATAGTTTTAGCTATATCTAATAACGAGCTATGTTAATTAGTGCAGCAGCTATTTGCCGCTATAAGATTGTTGGGATAGTCATACAAAGTGTCGTAGCTTAGATTTTAGACTAAAAAACTTCTACATTGTAGCTAAGCTAGCAATGTAAATCCTCTAAATGTCTTTCCATGCAGAGAAGGGAGGTAAACAAAGGAGATGATGTGATGGTAGACATACCACCACTTCCTCACGTCACAAATCTGGAGCTGGATTTCGGGTCGCGAGACAAGCACATTTTTGGAGTATGTGTATCTAGAATCCTTGCGCGATGCATCAATCTTCAACACCTCAGTCTAGGCATCAACAAACTCGTGAGCATATAATATTTTTTCCTATATTCTATATAAATTGAAAAAAAATGCGGGTACATGAGTATTTGCTAACTATATGTATATGTTCCATGTTGACTTGATTGGATGGACCATAAAAGTACCTTGATCGGTGTGGGGAGGGATGCTGCATATGCAGATGTGTAGGGAGCTGGAAGGAGGACAAGATCTCACTGGACCATCTTCGTGAGGTGGATTTCAGCGGCTTCTCCGGGCAGGAGTGCCACGACATGGCATACTTGTTGCTCCTGAATTCATTGGCGCTCCAGAGGATCACTGTGGTCACTGAGGCATCTGGAGAGATCTCATGGTACGATAGTTCAGACGATGAAAGCCCACCGTGCGAGAGAACGATCATGGAGACATCGGTCTCAACGCTTCCATGCCCTAGAGGGCAGTGGAGGGCACGCGCCCCGGCTAATGAGGCGACATCAGAGTACGAGTGGACACCAGGGCCTAGAACACTACTTTCAAGCAAAGCTAAACATTTTGACATCTTACGATttgttatcagttttcttcattgGAAACTGTGGGCCTTAGTGTTCCTTGATTCAGAAAAATAAAGAGCATCAGTCGATTTAAACCATTAAAATCCATAGTAGGAGTGTATGTTCTGATTTTCGTACCTTCAAATGTGGTGGGTTTTAGCACTGAATTTTCCCGAGACAGGCCTTTCAACACCCGTTGCCCCTACACCCCTATGAACAGTAAACTCAAAAAAGAAATTGAAAACGAAATAAAAAACTGAAACTTTGGGACATCAAACATTTGATGTACTTGCAAAGTTTCAGCCAGAAATAACATTCGAGGAGCCCTCGCCAAATAAAAACTATGTAACAACATCAAATGTTTGATCATGTTTGGGTCCTAAAGTTGCagaattttttattttattttcattttttttgaatttactgttcatgaAGGGTGTAGGGGCACCCGGGAGATACCACACCTTTCTCAACTTTTTTGTTATAGGCTTCCTACCTTTACGTCTAGAACAATAACCTACTGATGGATAGTAAGTGTCCTCATCCAAttagctgttggggaacgtagtaatttcaaaaaaattcctacgcacacgcaagatcatggtgatgcatagcaacgagaggggagagtgttgtccacgtaccctcgtagaccgaaaacggaagcgttagcacaacgcggttgatgtagtcgtacgtcttcacgatccgaccgatcaagtaccgaacgcatggcacctccgagttttgcacacgttcaactcgatgacgtccctcgaacaccgatccagctgagctttgagggagagttccgtcatcacgacggcgtggtgacgatgatgatgttctaccgacgcagggcttcgcctaagcgccGCTATGATATagtcgaggtggattatggtggaggggggcaccgcacacggctaagagatcaagagatcaattgttgtgtctatggggtgcccccctgcccccatatataaaggagcaaggggggaggcggccgtccaaggaggagggcgcgccaaggagggagtcctactcccaccgggagtaggactcctccttttccttgttggagtaggagagaaggaaagagggggagagggagaaggaaaagggggctgcaccccttgtccaattcggacaagagggggggggtgcgcgcctccttccttttggcctctctcctctattcccgtatggcccaataaggcccaatacttctccccggcgaattcccgtaactctccggtactctaataaatacccgaatcactcggaacctttccgaagtccaaatatagtcgtccaatatatcgatctttacgtctcggccatttcgagactcctcgtcatgtccccgatctcatccacataaactcataatataaccgtaatcgaactttaagcgtgcggaccctacgggttcgagaactatgtagacatgaccgagacacgtctccggtcaataaccaatagcggaacctgaatgctcatattggctcccacatattctacgaagatttttatcggtcagaccgcataacaacatacgttgttccctttgtcatcggtatgttacttgcccgagattcgatcgtcggtatctcaatacctagttcaatctcgttaccggcaagtctctttactcgttctgtaatacatcatcccgcaactaactcattagttacaatgcttgcaaggcttatagtgatgtgcattactgagtgggcccagagatacctctccgacaatcggagtgacaaatcctaatttcgaaatacgccaacccaacaagtacctttggaagcacctgtagagcacctttataatcacccatttacgttgtgacgtttggtagcacacaaagtgctcctccgataaacgtgagttgcataatctcatagtcataggaacatgtataagtcatgaagaaagcaatagcagaatactaaacgatcgtgtgctaagctaacggaatgggtcaagtcaatcacatcattctcctaatgatatgatctcgttaatcaaatgacaactcatgtctatggctaggaaacataaccatctttgatcaacgagctaattaagtagaggcatactagtatCATGTatcatgtattatgtttccggttaatacaattctagcatgaataataaacataactcatgtctatggctaggaaacataactctgtttgtctatgtattcacacatgtatcatgtttccggttaatacaattctagcatgaataataagcatttatcatgatataaggaaataaataataactttattattgcctctggggcatatttccttgactctcccacttgcactagagtcaataatctaattcacatcgccatgtgatttaacatcaatagttcacatcaccatgtgattaacacccatagttcacatcgtcatgtgaccaacacccaaagggtttactagagtcaataatctagttcacatcgctatgtgattaacacccaaagagtactaaggtgtgatcatgttttgcttatgagataattttagtcaacgggtctgtcacattcagatccgtaagtattttgcaaatttctatgtctataatgctctgcacggagctactctagctaattgctcccactttcaatatgtatctagaccgagacttagagtcatctagattagtgtcaaaacttgcatcgacgtaaccctttacgacgaaccttttgtcacttccataatcgagaaactgttggggaacgtagtaatttcaaaaaaattcctacgcacacgcaagatcatggtgatgcatagcaacgagaggggagagtgttgtccacgtaccctcgtagaccgaaagcggaagcgttaagacaacgcggttgatgtagtcatacgtcttcacgatctgacggatcaagtaccgaacgtacggcacctccgagttcagcacacgttcagctcgatgacgtccctcgaactccaatccagccgagtgttgagggagagtttcgtcagcacgacggcgtgatgacaatgatgatgttctaccgacgcagggctttgcctaagcaccgctacgatattatcgaggtgtaatatggtggaggggggcaccgcacacggctaagagatcaatgatcaattgttgtgtctatggggtgcccccctgcccccgtatataaaggagcaagggggaggccgccggccaaggaggagggcgcgccaaggggggagtcctactcccaccgggagtaggactcctcctttccttgttggaataggaaaagggaagggagaaggagaaagaaggaagggggcgccccccctccctagtccaattcggactagtccatggggaggggtgcggccaccctttggagcctttctctcctttcccgtatggcccattaaggctcaatacgaattcccgtaactctccggtactccgaaaaatacccgaatcactcggaacctttccgaagtccgaatatagtcgtccaatatatcaatctttacgtctcggccatttcgagactcctcgtcatgtctccgatctcatccgggactccgaactcctttggtacatcaaaacacataaactcataatataaccgtcatcgtaacgttaagcgtgcggatcctacgggttcgagaactatgtagacatgaccgagacacctctccggtcaataaccaatagcggaacctggatgctcatattggctcccacatattctacgaagatctttatcggtcagaccgcataacaacatacgttgttccctttgtcatcggtatgttacttgcccgagattcgatcgtcggtatcttaatacctagttcaatctcgttaccggcaagtctctttactcgttccgtaatacatcatcccgcaactaactcattagttacaatgcttgcaaggcttatagtgatgtgcattactgagtgggccctagagatacctctccgacaatcggagtgacaaatcctaatctcgaaatacgccaacccaagtacctttggaagcacctgtagagcacctttataatcacccagttacgttgtgacgtttggtagcacacaaagtgttcctccggtaaacgggagttgcataatctcatagtcataggaacatgtataagtcatgaagaaagcaatagcaacatactaatcgatcgagtgctaagctaacggaatgggtcaagtcaatcacatcattctcctaatgatgtgatcccgttaatcaaatgacaactcatgtctatggctaggaaacataaccatctttgatcaacgagctagtcaagtagaggcatactagtgacactctgtttgtctatgtattcacacatgtatcaagtttccagttaatacaattctagcatgaataataaacatttatcatgatataaggaaataaataataactttattattgcctctagggcatatttccttcattagcTCCCCTTGAAGTTTACTCAGATGTAATTTTCTTCTGTAAGTCTTCTCCCGTAGATGTAGCAAAACACTATGTGGGGTTGTTTCTTTTATTACATGATTGTCATGTAAGCTCAAATCATGAATGTTGGACTCGCATTTATAAGATGAATGACATGGACATCAAAGAGTACCTAGCAGTTGGCACGTAAGTGAACGACTCATAGAAAAGGTCAGTCTAGCACTCCTTCATGGGAGATTTAACTGAACCTTAATTGACATCCCGAGCCTTCATCGTCTGATGTTCTTGATAATTACCAAGGGCATGCCCAATCTTTTCCATGTCATCTAAAAAGAGATAAAGGCTCCTTCCACATGTTGGGTGGTCATTTTAGTTGTCCATGAAACACCAGTAGCAATTTTTTTGGAAAAACATCCAATAAAGTCGTCACATGCCACCATGCATCGATGTAGGGAAGAATCTCGGTGGCACAACAAAGAATGGAGTAAACATGTGAAAGAGAGGCTTTGAGCTCACTTTCAATCTTCCCTCAATCGTTGCAGCTCCCAAATCCAGGACGATTGTGATGGGGTGGATTAGGGATCTTTCTGTCTAACATCGGCTGGAAGCACTGCAGCATGATTTTCCTATAACTTCTCCCGGATTTTTTCTCGATTTTTTATCTTTACAGGAAAATATCAAGAAACAGAGTTGTGGAGGTGTATTGAATCTTTGAAAATACCGATGTATTGGAGTTCTTCAAAACTCTTTTGGGTGAGTCATAGTTGAAGTACACTCTCTTCTGCAATGTGTTCATTGTGTTTAGGGCAGGGGAGAGATGATGTCATGGCAAATATAGTGCTTTTGGGGCACTCTGGGGTTTATCCAATGGCCTTTAGGGTTTTACTCCATCCAATTTAATCTACTTATCCGGAGTTGCTTCATTCCAAATACGATTTTCACATCAGTTGCCCACACAAGTTAATTTACTGCCATCGGTGGGAATTTTTGTTACAGTTTATACAATGATTCCATGAGTTTACTGCAGGTACTAAAAGTGTGAACATTGTACTCGCAGCTTGTTATTTTCTTGAGATTTTATACCTTTCTATTTACCCATTAGTTTGGTAGCGATTTCTAGCATCCGCCCTCTATCATACGGGCAGTACAGACTACAGAGCACAGTATTTCACAGAATAATTGCATTCACAACTTGACAAGTGTTAACTAGAACAACTGGAATAACGAAAGAACCAAATAAACTGAACAACCCGAATAGCAAAATAACCTCCATGGATGTAATTAGTATGGCAGTCATCATCTCCTAAATGTCAGTGCATATTCAGAGTACAAGCAGTAAAGCTGTAATAATAGGCAGGAAAAGAATTATACAGTTTAATATAGGGGAGCAAAGACAGGTTGATGTGGTTTGATTAAGCGCTCCCTGCAAGCTCGGAAAAGCAGCAGAAAAAAGCCTCACAACAGCATCAATATGATCAGTCTTCGGCCATGAAGTGCTTGAGGCTATACATGGCGATCCCGACGACCCCACCGAAGGCCGCGCCCTTGAGCCCGGAGAGGACGGCCGCGAGTGGCCCCCGGCGGACGGAGCAGAGGGCGTTGGCGCCGCCCCAGGCGATGAACGCGTTGATGGGGTCGTCCTCCTGGTTCGCGTGCTCCATGGCGCAGTGAATGGCTCTGACGGCGCCTAGCCAGGCCGCCCAGTGGCCGACGCGGGGCGCGTTCGTGAGGACCCCCTGGGCGccgccggcgaggcggcggcctTTGGAGTTGCGGGCGCCCTTTAGGAAGTAGAAGGCGGAGCCTCCAGCGGCGCCGAGTATGACGACGAGGCCTGCCTTCCCGGCGATGTCCTGCAGCGGCATCTGCTCCGTCGACGTGCCCATCACGGTCGGCATCCTGGTGGCGCAGGTGGGGAACGGCGGTGGCTTGAGTTGCAAGTTGGCGACGACGGCACCGCGCGCGACCTATAAATCAGGGAAGTGGGGTGGCTCGAGTTTGGAGTTCGGACCTCTCGCGTCTAATGCAAGACATCGATAATCGGAAGATTGCGTACGTACGTCTACGGTAGTCGTGCTGGGTTCCAAGTTTTCGTGTTCCGAATAAGATTGGAAACTCCTTGGCTCCATCCGGATGCAAACAGCCCCGAGTCATCCGCCTCTGATGTGCGACACGCGTCATGTGGGCTCCCCACACGCGTAGGGTTAAAAATTTCAACGAAATTTCAGTGAAATTTCCGAAATTTCACATATTTCAGTGGGGTTCAAAACATTCTTAACACCGAAATTTCGATGTATTTTTAAACTGATTTCAAAATAAATTTAAATTATGTCAGAATTCATTAAAATTAAGTGAAATTTAAAATCTAAAAATTCTAAATATGCATAATTTCTGAAATTTCGTATATTTCAGTGAGGTCTGAATTTTTTTGTTTCCGAAATGAAAAACCTTGTGCGTAGCATCCTCTGATCCTTATACCGAACAGCACAAGTTCTCTGGTTCTCTACGACCATCGGTCCATCTCACGATGTTTCTTCGACCTCCTGCAACAACGTGAGCCATGGCAGCGCGCCCGCAGCTAATGGCACGAGCCGCCAGTCGTCTGCGGAGCTCGCCTGTTGCCATGCCGAGTGGTATGGGTTGTAAGGAACTGCCACAAACGACCACGTGTGCTGCAAGCTCGACCATCGCTGGGATGTTTCGACGACTATGACAAGGCGTGTTCCATGGCTGTGACATGGCTCCTCACCATAGCACTGGATGTTCGTATGCTGCAATGACGTTGTAACAGCACTGGCGATGTTGCGAGGAGGGGTGGGATGTTGTGGGGGTGCATTTCAAGGACCACGGCGATGCTTTGACGACCACAACAAAGCGTGTTCCGACGGCGTCGAC contains:
- the LOC109734887 gene encoding putative FBD-associated F-box protein At5g50270 produces the protein MPSACDGEDGVDLISDLGDDLLLRIFGLLPDARDFAGLAALSRRWRDLSTRSPNLHLCPVYFTGTDDDDETYKRFRASLKRFNAFVDTVVERRVCSIDTLKMTVLRWPGGARAELWLHRAMELVVKSLDLSMSLPLQGSPSDCKMRLPCCTRAAEIELDLNYGTLRLPAVVEFNALTDLSLSLISLSRGDGSRLLSSSCCPRLRKLHLLNVCGLEEQQLDARALEILKLDQLAN